Below is a genomic region from Brassica oleracea var. oleracea cultivar TO1000 chromosome C9, BOL, whole genome shotgun sequence.
TCTTTCAGCCCCCTTCACATTCTCCGTGTCCTCGAGAAACACATCCAAGGCCTTACCTCCCCGATCCCCGGAGCTCTTGGTCTTTTTCCGGGAGATTTTCTGTTGACAGGTGAACACGGCGTTTAACATCATCCCGAACAATGCTCTTGCTAGTGCATTTACGCGAAAGGCAACAGTATTAAAAACATATCCAGTTAAACTCTAAATTTGTCTTTTTAATAGCATTTAAAATCATATCTAATACCACTCACTTCTATTTCTACCTATAACATAGAGATTGTTAGCATATTTTCATATTTTACTCTTGAATGAAATACATAGAAATAAATTATACCTCTATTATAGATATCTTTTATTTTAGAAGAAAAAGAAACAAAATATATTTGATATTTGATATGATCTGAATAACCAACTTTTTAACTGATTAACAAATAAAGGTTTTTTTGTAGAACATGTTTTTTTTGTATAACGTGTTTGGCTTCAAATTTGTTTTCACAGGAAATAGGAATGTTCGAGTTCCCAGTAAGTACTGCTCCATTCCACTACTGCTTCGAACAAGGCGCTTCCGGGATAAACATGGAGGAGTTGTTGAACGTGCCGGTGATAGAGATTGGGATTCCAGGGAATGGAAGGGAGGTGAAGTGGAGGTTTCATTGTAAGAACACGGTGGAGAGAGTGTTGGAGACGCTGATTTGTTTGGCGTTCGTCGACGGAAGAAATAAACCTAATGAGTCGATGGTCATTGGGACACATCAGCTTCAAGATTATATGGTCGAATTTGATTTGAGCACCACGCGTCTGGCTGTTAGTGATTCACTCTTGTTCCATAACTAGCTGCTCCACATGATGAGGTTAGGATATCGTCTTTGACATTTTAGCTTTCATTTGTGTTCCAATCAAAAATTTGAATAAAGCTAGGCTGTAACTGGTTTACATGTTGATGAATTAATGGAATAACATGAATGAAATGTAGAGAAAAATAAAATATATCAATTTCATTCATTCTTTATCACTTTTTCTCTTTGAAATAGAAAAAATGGAATAACATGAATAATTCTCTTTGTAATTTGTCTATTTATTTTTGGAATTAATGGAATGGCAATTTCATTCCATTCAAGATAAGTGGTGAAATGGTGTTTGGAATAATGGAATAAACCATTCCACACTATTTCATTCTAAATAATATTTAATAATCCAGTTGCACCCAAAGTAATCAGTTTCCTCCTAAATGTATAGTTTATTTTCATTTGCTGTTCTTTCAGCATGTTGGCTTTTATATCTTGTATGTTGAACAATTTCTTTATTTTTGGAGAGTAAACTTTAATTTATGAAACTAGTTTGACCAAAAAAAGAATCATCATCACTTCAATTATATTTATGCAAGGTCCATGTTTTGCTAGAAAGATACCAAGGATCATCTTTGTCAAAAAAAAGATACCAAAGATCATTTACGTGATTACTATAATACACCATCACGATTGTCCACGCTTTGCTAGAAAGATATCAAGGATCATTTACATCGTTGTTGTTGTTTTAATGATATTATTGTCCACAGTGTGTTTTTTGTTTTCCTAATCTCACAAACAACATTACAAAATTTCTAATGTGTTTTAGGCTCCACATTAACTTGAAACGAATTGACATGAAGCTTAACATTAACGTACGATGGTTATTGCCTACTCGAGTTGTACCTTAAATGTATTTGTTTATATCTATTTTCACAATCCATCAAGTCCAATGTTGCTAGGACTTTGAGGGCTTTGCGAGATTATAAAGTCTCTAAAACTTCTTTTTCATCAATCAAGTTTTTTTAAAGATTAACCACTCTAAAGTTTCTAAAGTCATTATAAGTTTTTTTTTCCTCTTTTGGTTCCAAATGGTGACCAAGGGAATGAGTAGGATTACTCATTCCTTAGCATTCTTTACAATTTTCACCATTTACAAAGAATGTTTGTTACCTATGATTCCTTAACATTCCTTAAGATTTAAAGAATAAAAGATTACAATTATTCCTTGACAAATTAGGAGAGGATTAGATTTTCCTTTTATTTTATTCTCTTTCATTTTTTTTCCTATTTCTTCTATTCCTTTTATAGTTATCAGTTAGACCCTTTGTGTTTTTTTTTCTAAAGCCAACAATACGTGACTTTTGCAACTTCTTTTTCTTTTTTTCTTTTTTTCACTAAAAATATTTTTTTTCTCCTTCCTTTACGTATGGTCCGCCACCGAGAACTCCACCCGATACCTTTAAACAGAAATGAGATAGTGTGATAAATTAACGCACATGCAAGGAGACAACTTCTCTGAAACAGTTGAATAAGATCAGTCAAGAAGCTAGACCTTAATACACCCGTAGCGTTTTTCCTATCACATGAGAGACAAGTGAAAGATATTTCATCCGGCTGAAGCTTCTTTGCGCATTTGGAGCATCCAATATAGCACCATCCCTTCTCCGACTGAAGATTGGTTACCTCGGCCTTGCACAGAAACTCAATATTCTGAGACCAATGAGAATGTTAGTAAAATTAGAAGGAAACACACGGAATAAAAAGTTTTGCTTGGAATATTTTAACCTGTGGGTCAGCGGCAAGGACATATTGGTTCAGTTCAGCAACGGTCAAGGGCTCGATTTTCTGAGCAGAGACCACTTCTGATTTAGAAGAGCTCGCATTGGCTCCATCACCAACCAGCCTAGCGTGCAAACAACACGCAAGAGAAATCAGTTGAAAACAATAATAAACCAATGAGGTGAACTATATCAATCTCAGCATAAAACACTTACCTTTCATAATGCTCTTTTCCAGCTGATGTTTCACAGTCGAAATAAAAGTGGGTACCAGACGTAGCGTTGAGAAAAAGCTTCCCTGAAAGTGAAAAGTGCGTAAGTGGACCGTGCTAATGAAGGGTTCCTAGGTGAAAACACGTATCTTACCTCCAACAACTTTGGGATTGATGCTTGTAAAGAGTATAACCTTTGGCTCAGAGATGTGCTCGTCAAACTTAGTTTGAAAAGTTACAGCACGATCATCAAACATACTGACACAAACATTGACATCCCTGATGCAATTTGATGTCGTGATAGCAACAAAGACGATGAAAATTACTGGATAAACAAATATACAGCTTACCCTTCCAAACACAGAGTCACCATTACATGATGAGGACCGCGTAGACCGTCAGTGATCGTGCTCCTAACGGAACTTACTTCACCAACGATATCTTGAATAATTTTAAAACAAACAAACGTTAATAGAGTTGAAAAAACAATTGGAAAAGTTTATTAGTACATAAGAGATATACCTAGGAGTTCTCTATTAGTGTTTGCCAATGTCAGAAGCTGTTCATGGCTGCGAAACCTGAATAACTCAGTCGGAATGTCCTTGTCCGAGTCAGTTTTTGTTTCAAAAAAAGTTCCATCATTGAAGCGTATGGACACCGGAGAGTCAGAGAGTCGGAATTTTGGGTTAGCCCGTGCGACGTCGAAACCACTGAGAGAGTAAACGGAGCCTTCACTGAGCCACCTCCGGAAAGTGTCAACGCGGCTTGAGTTGATGCTCCCGTGTATCAGCGGAGACTGCCACGAGTCAAGAATAAACCAAACAATTAAACACCTAGGTCTAACTGACATAAATAAGAAACAGAACGCTATCGGATTTACCTGTTCATCGAGGAGAAGCATGTCAAGGCTCATAAGCTCTCCATCTTTCCTGACGTTGCGAGCTTCCCAGAACCTCAAAAGACGCACTTCAGCGGTGTTTGAGCAACGGCCTGCTCCAAAATTAGCGAGAAGAACATAAGAAGACATATCGGAAGGCGTGCGTCGGATTGCTTAAGCTATAAATCTCAAAGCTGTAGATCCTCATCGCTCCAAGACACACTTATTTATAGCGACAACTTCGATCTGTTACAAACGCGGGTCGCCAATGAGAGTAAATGAGAGTAAATGAGATGGAGTGGGAAGAGAGGTGGGGTAAAGCTTGATGACCGAATTAAAGATCGATTTCAATGAGAAGCAATACGTTATAGTGAGGAGCCGAAATCGGAGACGATGGAAAGAGGACTGCGAAGATCGCAATCTCGAAGAGACACCGAACCCTAACCACAAACGGGCTTGGGATATCATTAAGGCCCAGTAAATCATTAGAAGGCCAATAAATCAAAAACGAAATCCCCTCCATGAATCAAAGTTTCACGCGGAAAAAACGAAATCCCCTCCCTCTTCGACACGTGTCAACAAAACGAACAGTGGTCTGCTAACGTAGCTTCACCTTGAGCCTTTCTAAGACCACCTCCATCGGTAGATCTAGGAGGAGGTCCTAAAGTAATAAAGGCAAAATTTTAAATAAAAAATGTTGTTATTAGCCAGGAGCGCTCCTCAATTAGGTGAGTTTAGGATTGTTAAAGACCCCCGACGTGGCAGCATAGTATTGGCGTCGCTCATTTTAGACGAAAAGAAACAAAAGGCGTGTCTCTCTCTTTCGGTCGCTGCTCTTTCTCATCTTCGATATCATCGAAATCTCTCCGCGATTGATTCAGTCAAATTCTCCAAAGCTTGATGATGTTTAATTCGTTTGCTCGTCGTCGATTGTGGCTTTCTCTTGTTCGATTTCTGGTCTCTCTCAGCTTCTGGTCTCTCTCCCTCGTCGGTTCCGTCGAGTTCTTCAACGACGAAGACGTTCAATTTGTTTCTTTCTTCGGCGATGTTCTCCTCCAGAGCCGGGCATGCAATCACCATAAAGGTTCAGTTTGATTTATTTCTTTGTTCCCGTGAATAGAATTCCTTTGATTATAATCCAATTTTTTTTGTTTTGATAATGATATTTTTTGTTTTCAAATCGCGAGGAACGGACTACGGAGACGATAATGAACAGAGTTAAACAGGCAAGTCATCGGCGGAGGTTGTCAGGTGCGAGAAGTATCTTCCGACAACTGTGGTTATGGTTTTGGTTGTGGAATGGGATGATTGAACTCGCCAAATTACAGAGGCAAGTTATTATTTGATGTTTTAAAGATTCCTTGTTTGTCTTGATTTTGAAGTTTCAGTAGACTCTAGTTTTGATTCAAAACAGTTGATTGATTAATCTTCATTGTCTTAATTTGTTCCAAGTTTCGTTCTTCTGTTTTAATGTTGTAGTAAGAAGTTAGTTGTAATTAAACCAGAGTTGGGTTTTGATTTGATTAGCTGCGTGGGAAACAGCAAAGGAGAAGACACATAGCATTGAAGTAGACAGAGGTGTTGCAGGGAGCAACAAGATACGGATGAAACTTCATCAAACTTGTCAAACCAACTCTCTTTAAATTCAGAGGTAAGTAGACAAGACAATCCTTTAATGCTGGTTTAGACATTGTTTCTGTTGGAATTAAATGGACTTTAGGATTGTTTACTTGGTTGTTTTATAATTAGGTAGATACATTGACTTTCTTGGCTGGTTTAGTTTTAGTTAGATACATTGATGGCCATTTACCCGTAACACCTACAAAACTCTCATTATGTTTGCTTTAAAAAGCGACCAACTCTCCTTTTCTGAATTCATATCTCTACTCTTTTCATAGTTCCTTTCATAAAACAGAAGAAGCTCTCTTTCTCCTTTGTTAATTCCTCTCCTTCGCAATGGATCCTTTTAGTGAACCTTGTAACTTCCAAAACCTCCTAAACAGTCAACAACCACAAACATTCTTTGAAGTCTCTGCCCCGGATACGTCTGTCTTTGGTACTTGATGGCTTGAAGATGCAAACGAAGATGCATACCTCGTGGCTGACCGTAAAGAAAGGAGGAAATGGTCACCAACTGAAGACAAGGTGCTCAT
It encodes:
- the LOC106315159 gene encoding uncharacterized protein LOC106315159, which translates into the protein MSSYVLLANFGAGRCSNTAEVRLLRFWEARNVRKDGELMSLDMLLLDEQSPLIHGSINSSRVDTFRRWLSEGSVYSLSGFDVARANPKFRLSDSPVSIRFNDGTFFETKTDSDKDIPTELFRFRSHEQLLTLANTNRELLDIVGEVSSVRSTITDGLRGPHHVMVTLCLEGDVNVCVSMFDDRAVTFQTKFDEHISEPKVILFTSINPKVVGGKLFLNATSGTHFYFDCETSAGKEHYERLVGDGANASSSKSEVVSAQKIEPLTVAELNQYVLAADPQNIEFLCKAEVTNLQSEKGWCYIGCSKCAKKLQPDEISFTCLSCDRKNATGVLRSSFLTDLIQLFQRSCLLASRALFGMMLNAVFTCQQKISRKKTKSSGDRGGKALDVFLEDTENVKGAERDVGGDGGLVWNDTVGGGHMY